TTTCAAATTGACAAACGATCCCCAGGTGATGATGTCCCAGTGCAGCAGATAGAACATTTGCAGGCCGATCTGGTAGTTGCGGGAAAACCCCAGCAGCCGTGCGATCCGCGCGATGAGGGATCCTGTCACGAATGTCAGCAACACATTCAAGAAAATGGCCGCATAGTAATGCTCGCCGAACAAATACATCGCGACCGTATTCCACCAGTAATAAAGCACGTGATGGCCCAGCGCTGTGGTGGTTAGCGCATCGATGCCATCGGCCGTGGCGAGAAGACTGATCGGGTTGAAACCCCCGCGCATCAGCGTCGACGAGTCGTTGAAATAACCCAAGTCGTCACCCATGCACCAACTGCCGTCGAAATACACGGCAAAGAACAAGAAGGTGATGCCGACCCGGACCAGCGCAACGGGGATAGCCAAGAGAGGTGGCAAATCGCGCCAAGCGATCAAGATCGCCAGCATCGCCACGATGCCGGCCTCGAAAACCAGATCGTTCGTAAAGCCTTCTGCCACGGACAATACGCCTTCGCTAGCGCAATTTTCGATTGCGACACTTGAGCCGCTCAAGACTGGGAGATGCGAGCGGGCGGAGTGTATTGGCGGGCGCCGGCGGGGTCAATTCCAGTCGCCCTCGACCGCCATGCGGTCTGCGGCTGGGGAGCAAGCTAAGTGCTTTTGGCTACAGTGCCTCGGTTGACCTGCGGTCCCCAGACCGCGGTCCCAGCGGCGTAGGCTGCCTGGCATGGCACCGGACCGCCAGGGGGCGCGTCGAAACCGACCAGATCGGACTCGAGGTTGTGATCCAGCTCAAGGCAGGCGAAGAGCTGCGAAGAGGCTGGATCGGCACCGCATGGAAGGTGGCTCAGCCGCCCGTGAAGGATCAGAGCCGCGAACCTGGTGGCAGCCTGCGCAGGTCGCGGCGCTGTCCAGCGCCGAACCGCGACGATGCCAGCACCGCCGAGCAGGCACAACATGGGCATGATGGGGTGCCGCATGCGGGCTTCGACAACGCCAGCCGACACGGCAAACAAATATCCGCCAATTCCCAATAGGGCCACCATTTCCCAAGGCCGATGTTTAACGCTCGCCGCCCAGCCCAGCGTCGACAAAAAGTACGTGATGGCGACCGAAATCCCCAACCCCAGGCTGGTATAGAACAGCGCGGGCGTTTGATCGGCCATCCGACGAACCGTCGTCAGAATCCCCTCGTCCGCCGGAAGCTGCGGGCGGGGCACAGGCGTGCGCAGAGCGAGCTGCAAGAAACTCGTCCCGCCAGGATTCAAAGCGATCATCAGCGCGTTGCGGATTTGTACCTTGGCCCAGTCGGGGAAATATTGGCGGATGAATCGTTTACCCTCACGGCCCATAAAGGCGTATCGTTCGGTCCGGCTGGCACCACGCAGTTCGGGATGGACCTGGTCTAACATTGCTCCGTTGGTGCCGCCGAATTCGTCCTGCACCGACTCCAGCGTTCGGCCAGTCCGCTGCGCGACTGCCCAGGCGGCCTGGTGAAAATATAAGTTGAAATCGCCGGACGCTGAAAACCCGGCATATTGAGTGGCGCGGTAATTTCGCACCTGCCAGGCGGCAAGCGGGAGGACGCAAGCAACCGCGAAAACTCCACAATGGACGAGTCGGAGCCGCGGCGCCCCAAGCCAAAGGGCTCTGGCCAACAGGCCCAGGGTCACGACGG
This genomic interval from Pirellulales bacterium contains the following:
- a CDS encoding glycosyltransferase family 39 protein; the protein is LLHQGQFYVENQPELFRTPGYSLLLLPGIATHEVELVTFCIQLILSVATIWVVYRMALELFGDSVAALGAGLLMAIEPLSITFTSALLSETLFTFAFVLSLRYLLRYFSSNSVLDLSICGLLLAAATYVRPVSYYLPAVVTLGLLARALWLGAPRLRLVHCGVFAVACVLPLAAWQVRNYRATQYAGFSASGDFNLYFHQAAWAVAQRTGRTLESVQDEFGGTNGAMLDQVHPELRGASRTERYAFMGREGKRFIRQYFPDWAKVQIRNALMIALNPGGTSFLQLALRTPVPRPQLPADEGILTTVRRMADQTPALFYTSLGLGISVAITYFLSTLGWAASVKHRPWEMVALLGIGGYLFAVSAGVVEARMRHPIMPMLCLLGGAGIVAVRRWTAPRPAQAATRFAALILHGRLSHLPCGADPASSQLFACLELDHNLESDLVGFDAPPGGPVPCQAAYAAGTAVWGPQVNRGTVAKST